The Deltaproteobacteria bacterium sequence CGTGCTCCGCGTCGAAGACGTCCCCGAGCCGACGCCGGGGCCGGACGACGTGCTCGTCGACGTGCACGCCGCCGCGGTCAACCCGGTCGACTGGAAGATCCGGAGCGGCAGTCAGCGCGCGGTCGTGCGCCTGCGGTTGCCGGCGATCCTCGGCATGGACGTGTCGGGCGTGGTCGCGGCGGCCGGCGATCGGGTGACCCAGTTTCGCGCCGGCGACGAGGTGTTCGCGTCGCCGCACCACCGCCGGCAGGGCGGCTACGCCGAGCGCGTCGCGATCCGCGCCGCCGAGTGCGCGCGCAAGCCGGCCAACCTCACCCATGTCGAGGCGGCGGCGCTGCCGCTGGCGTCGCTCACGGCGTGGGGATGCCTCGTGGACCACGGCCGGGTCGAGCCCGGCCAGCGCGTGCTGATCCACGCCGGCGCCGGCGGCGTCGGCAGCGTCGCCATCCAGCTCGCGAAACACCTCGGCGCGGAGGTCGCGACCACCTGCTCGGCGCGCAACATCGACTGGGTGCGGTCGCTCGGCGCGGACCGTGCGATCGACTACGGCGCCGAGGACTTCGCCGCCGTCCTCGCGGGCGAGATCGACGTCGCGGTCGACGCGGTCGGCGGTGACGTCGCGCGCCGCACCGTGCGCGCCGTGCGCCGCGGCGGCCGCCTCGTCACGATCCAGACCGATCTTCCCGCGCACGTCGCGCGGTTTGGCCCGCGGCTCGGTGTCGCGGTCGCTGCGGCGAGGCTCGTCGGCTTCGCCGTGCGCGCGCGCGTCGCGCGCGGCGTGCGCGTGTCGCTGGTCGTCCGGCGGCCCGACGGCCGGCGGCTCGCCCGCATCGCCGAGCTGTGCGAGGCCGGCGCGCTGCGCCCGGTCGTCGGCGCCGAGTTTCCGCTCGATGACGTGGCGGCCGCGCACCGGCTGAGCGAGTCCGGCCACGCGCGCGGCA is a genomic window containing:
- a CDS encoding NADP-dependent oxidoreductase, with the protein product MKAVRIHEYGGDDVLRVEDVPEPTPGPDDVLVDVHAAAVNPVDWKIRSGSQRAVVRLRLPAILGMDVSGVVAAAGDRVTQFRAGDEVFASPHHRRQGGYAERVAIRAAECARKPANLTHVEAAALPLASLTAWGCLVDHGRVEPGQRVLIHAGAGGVGSVAIQLAKHLGAEVATTCSARNIDWVRSLGADRAIDYGAEDFAAVLAGEIDVAVDAVGGDVARRTVRAVRRGGRLVTIQTDLPAHVARFGPRLGVAVAAARLVGFAVRARVARGVRVSLVVRRPDGRRLARIAELCEAGALRPVVGAEFPLDDVAAAHRLSESGHARGKIVLRVR